In one Inquilinus sp. Marseille-Q2685 genomic region, the following are encoded:
- a CDS encoding LysE family translocator, translating into MTLDDYLLFLPACFALNMAFGPNNLLSLSNGARDGTLRAVAAASGRLVAFAIMIAIAGLGLGTLLTASELAFAVVKWLGAAYLVWLGIKLLRADAPAPDREAAGRLQPLGALIRQEFWVAAGNPKAILIFTAFFPQFVVPQDYAASFTLLGASFLVLEGVAITIYALIGARLGRTFRSARPFRWFNRISGGLMIGFGLLLAAARRPAG; encoded by the coding sequence ATGACGCTCGACGACTATCTCCTTTTCCTGCCCGCCTGCTTCGCGCTGAACATGGCGTTCGGGCCGAACAACCTGCTGTCGCTGTCGAACGGCGCCCGCGACGGCACGCTGCGCGCCGTGGCCGCCGCCTCCGGCCGGCTGGTCGCCTTCGCCATCATGATCGCCATCGCCGGGCTCGGCCTCGGCACGCTGCTCACCGCCTCCGAGCTGGCCTTCGCGGTGGTGAAATGGCTGGGCGCCGCCTATCTGGTCTGGCTCGGCATCAAGCTGCTGCGGGCCGACGCCCCGGCGCCGGACCGGGAGGCGGCCGGGCGGCTGCAGCCGCTCGGCGCCCTGATCCGGCAGGAATTCTGGGTCGCAGCCGGCAACCCGAAGGCGATCCTGATCTTCACCGCCTTCTTCCCGCAATTCGTGGTGCCGCAGGACTATGCCGCCAGCTTCACCCTGCTCGGCGCCAGCTTCCTGGTGCTGGAGGGGGTGGCGATCACGATCTACGCCCTGATCGGCGCCCGGCTCGGCCGCACCTTTCGCAGCGCCCGGCCGTTCCGCTGGTTCAACCGGATCTCCGGCGGCCTGATGATCGGCTTCGGCCTGCTGCTCGCCGCCGCCCGCCGGCCCGCGGGGTAG
- a CDS encoding SgcJ/EcaC family oxidoreductase, whose translation MSEALELEDVPAAFIAAWNRHDMAALAALFVEDADFVNVVGLWWRSRAEIEAAHAATHATIFKDSRLEGGIAKVSRLGPGTAALHVAWTLTGQSAPDGTPAGRRQGILLLVLTEVSGGWRVRIAQNTDIVPGALAPP comes from the coding sequence ATGTCGGAGGCCCTTGAGCTGGAGGACGTTCCGGCCGCGTTCATCGCGGCCTGGAACCGCCACGACATGGCGGCGCTGGCCGCGCTGTTCGTGGAGGATGCGGACTTCGTCAATGTCGTCGGCCTGTGGTGGCGAAGCCGGGCCGAGATCGAAGCCGCCCATGCGGCGACACATGCGACCATCTTCAAGGACAGCCGCCTGGAAGGCGGCATCGCCAAGGTCTCCCGTCTGGGACCGGGAACCGCCGCCTTGCACGTGGCCTGGACGCTTACCGGCCAGAGCGCGCCGGACGGCACTCCGGCCGGGCGGCGGCAAGGTATACTGCTTCTGGTGCTGACCGAAGTCTCGGGCGGCTGGCGGGTTCGGATCGCCCAGAACACCGACATCGTGCCGGGCGCGCTTGCGCCGCCATGA
- a CDS encoding helix-turn-helix transcriptional regulator — translation MPDDRAIAELVGQAYDAALGDEDWTVVLRHALALLGGEAAALHPTGSPMPTDIAVRVGCDPAYIPLYNAHYHQTWPILPMMQRLQARPVFVDRMLVPQDDFIRTEFYNDYARPQGGHSGLYWIDFGRHGLGAHLSLWRSRRRPDWSDEEVRLLQHIGPHIGRALKIQGRLGAAGTRNGDAASLLAPRERDCLAWIARGASSKQAAQRLALSVYTVNEYVASAMRKLQASSRSEAVASALSLGLLDP, via the coding sequence ATGCCGGATGACCGCGCCATCGCCGAGCTGGTCGGCCAGGCCTACGACGCCGCCCTCGGCGACGAGGACTGGACGGTCGTGCTGCGCCACGCCCTGGCGCTGCTGGGCGGCGAGGCTGCGGCGCTGCACCCGACCGGCAGCCCGATGCCGACCGACATCGCCGTCCGCGTCGGCTGCGATCCTGCCTATATCCCGCTCTACAACGCCCATTATCACCAGACCTGGCCGATCCTGCCGATGATGCAGCGGCTGCAGGCCCGGCCGGTCTTTGTCGACCGCATGCTGGTGCCGCAGGACGACTTCATCCGCACCGAATTCTACAACGACTATGCCCGGCCGCAGGGCGGCCACAGCGGCCTGTACTGGATCGATTTCGGCCGGCACGGCCTGGGGGCGCATCTGTCGCTCTGGCGGTCGCGGCGGCGGCCCGACTGGAGCGACGAGGAGGTCCGGCTGCTGCAGCATATCGGGCCGCATATCGGCCGGGCGCTGAAGATCCAGGGCCGGCTCGGCGCGGCCGGCACGCGCAATGGCGACGCGGCGTCGCTGCTGGCGCCGCGCGAACGCGACTGCCTGGCCTGGATCGCCCGCGGCGCCTCCAGCAAGCAGGCCGCCCAGCGCCTGGCGCTGTCGGTCTACACCGTCAACGAATATGTCGCATCGGCGATGCGCAAGCTGCAGGCGTCCAGCCGCAGCGAGGCCGTGGCCAGCGCCCTCAGCCTCGGCCTGCTCGATCCGTAG
- a CDS encoding orotate phosphoribosyltransferase, whose translation MILSTSFPDRKTIARLTAQAYLEAGAVSFNAETPYKFTSGWASPVYTDTRRLISYPRIRGVLMDFATSVILSEIGFEKIDAVAGGETAGISYAAWIADRLALPMQYVRKKPKGFGRNAQIEGVLTEGQRVLLVEDLNTDGRSKAKFCQALRDAGAVVEHVFVVFNYGIFKDTPKFFESIGVELHALATWWDVLEVCKAGNHFDPKTLDEVETFLHDPVSWSAAHGGIDKMPTD comes from the coding sequence ATGATCCTCTCGACCAGCTTCCCCGACCGCAAGACCATCGCCCGTCTGACCGCACAGGCCTATCTCGAGGCCGGCGCGGTCAGCTTCAACGCCGAGACGCCCTACAAGTTCACCTCGGGCTGGGCCAGCCCGGTCTACACCGACACGCGGCGGCTGATCTCCTATCCCCGCATCCGCGGCGTGCTGATGGACTTCGCCACCTCGGTGATCCTGAGCGAGATCGGCTTCGAGAAGATCGACGCGGTGGCGGGCGGCGAGACCGCCGGCATCTCCTACGCCGCCTGGATCGCCGACCGCCTGGCCCTGCCAATGCAGTATGTGCGCAAGAAGCCGAAGGGCTTCGGCCGCAACGCCCAGATCGAGGGCGTGCTGACCGAGGGCCAGCGGGTGCTGCTGGTCGAGGACCTGAACACCGACGGCCGCAGCAAGGCCAAGTTCTGCCAGGCGCTGCGCGACGCCGGCGCGGTGGTGGAGCACGTCTTCGTCGTCTTCAACTACGGCATCTTCAAGGACACGCCGAAGTTCTTCGAGTCGATCGGGGTCGAACTGCACGCGCTGGCCACCTGGTGGGACGTGCTGGAGGTCTGCAAGGCCGGCAACCATTTCGACCCGAAGACGCTGGACGAGGTCGAGACATTCCTGCACGACCCGGTCTCCTGGTCCGCCGCGCATGGCGGCATCGACAAGATGCCGACCGATTGA
- a CDS encoding M23 family metallopeptidase: MMRSALIGLVLLVASAAASAQEQEPRFAWPAACTLGQDCFIQNYVDTAPGPRFANFRCDRLGYDGDNGIDIRLRDLAAMRQGVDILAAADGTVLRVRDGEPDISVKERGAEAVKDVKAGNAVIIDHGGGWQTRYAHMKQGSIRVKPGDTVKTGQPLGQIGLSGSTEFPHVEFTVMKAQGDGAVEAFIDPFTALPIGSGCETAGHPLWAADVPYIPTGLLIAGFAAGPADWETARRGDYAGIKGGRNAPLVLWAESFGVRGGDTQTVVITGPDGKPVHQDRTVLAESKNLWSVFSGRRAPPGGWKPGTYTGRYQLERNSVLVIDTERKVEIP; the protein is encoded by the coding sequence ATGATGCGGAGCGCCCTGATCGGACTCGTCCTTCTCGTCGCGTCCGCCGCCGCCTCGGCGCAGGAGCAGGAGCCGCGCTTCGCCTGGCCGGCCGCCTGCACCCTGGGGCAGGACTGCTTCATCCAGAACTATGTCGACACCGCCCCCGGGCCGCGCTTCGCCAATTTCCGCTGCGACCGCCTGGGCTATGACGGCGACAACGGCATCGACATCCGCCTGCGCGACCTCGCCGCGATGCGCCAGGGCGTCGACATCCTGGCGGCGGCCGACGGCACTGTCCTCCGCGTCCGCGACGGCGAGCCCGACATCTCGGTCAAGGAGCGCGGAGCCGAGGCGGTGAAGGACGTGAAGGCCGGCAACGCCGTCATCATCGACCATGGCGGCGGCTGGCAGACGCGATATGCCCATATGAAGCAGGGCAGCATCCGGGTGAAGCCGGGCGATACGGTCAAGACCGGCCAGCCCCTGGGCCAGATCGGCCTGTCCGGCAGCACCGAGTTCCCGCATGTCGAGTTCACCGTGATGAAGGCGCAGGGTGACGGCGCTGTCGAGGCCTTCATCGATCCCTTCACCGCCCTGCCGATCGGTTCGGGCTGCGAGACGGCCGGCCATCCTCTGTGGGCCGCGGATGTGCCCTATATCCCGACCGGCCTGCTGATCGCCGGCTTCGCCGCCGGCCCGGCCGATTGGGAGACCGCCCGGCGCGGCGATTACGCCGGCATCAAGGGCGGCCGAAACGCACCGCTGGTGCTGTGGGCCGAGAGCTTCGGCGTGCGGGGCGGCGACACCCAGACGGTCGTCATCACCGGCCCGGACGGCAAGCCGGTGCACCAGGACCGGACCGTGCTGGCCGAATCGAAGAATCTCTGGTCCGTGTTCAGCGGCCGGCGCGCCCCGCCGGGGGGCTGGAAGCCCGGGACCTATACCGGCCGATACCAGCTGGAGCGGAACAGCGTCCTGGTGATCGACACCGAGCGGAAGGTCGAGATCCCGTGA
- the rnd gene encoding ribonuclease D, translated as MTLITSTAELAAFCDRMAAADYIAIDTEFMREHTFWPKLCLVQIAGLDEAAAIDPLAPGIDLAPLFALVHDPKVLKVFHSARQDVEIFVHLTGQVPTPLFDTQVAAMVCGFGESVSYENLVGKLANARIDKSSRFTDWSHRPLTERQIDYALADVIHLRPSYEALRKQLTKSGRESWLAEEMAILCDPATYRTEPDQAWLRLKPRNASAKFLSILREVAAWREREAQKRDIPRGRILKDEALLEIAAHTPRDIDGMARIRGMSRNMAEGWQGQGLIAAVERGLATPPDQAPKLAQRPPTPPGLAPLVELMRVLLKMKCEDEGVAQKLVAGSDDLEAIAMDDNAQVPALHGWRREMFGEDALALKRGGIALAVQGRRIRVVTL; from the coding sequence GATCACCTCCACCGCCGAGCTCGCCGCCTTCTGCGATCGCATGGCAGCGGCCGACTACATCGCCATCGACACCGAGTTCATGCGCGAGCACACCTTCTGGCCGAAGCTGTGCCTGGTGCAGATCGCCGGGCTGGACGAGGCGGCGGCGATCGACCCGCTGGCCCCCGGCATCGATCTGGCGCCGCTGTTCGCGCTGGTCCACGACCCGAAGGTGCTGAAGGTCTTCCACTCCGCCCGGCAGGATGTGGAGATCTTCGTCCATCTGACCGGCCAGGTGCCGACGCCGCTGTTCGACACCCAGGTCGCGGCCATGGTCTGCGGCTTCGGCGAATCGGTCAGCTACGAGAACCTGGTCGGCAAGCTGGCCAATGCCCGGATCGACAAGTCGTCGCGCTTCACCGACTGGTCGCACCGGCCCTTGACCGAACGCCAGATCGACTATGCGCTGGCCGACGTCATCCATCTGCGCCCGTCCTACGAGGCGTTGCGCAAGCAGCTGACCAAGTCCGGCCGCGAATCCTGGCTCGCCGAGGAGATGGCGATCCTGTGCGATCCGGCCACCTACCGTACCGAGCCCGATCAGGCCTGGCTGCGGCTGAAGCCGCGCAACGCCTCGGCCAAGTTCCTGTCGATCCTGCGCGAGGTCGCGGCCTGGCGCGAGCGCGAGGCGCAGAAGCGCGACATCCCGCGCGGCCGCATCCTGAAGGACGAGGCCCTGCTGGAGATCGCGGCCCACACCCCGCGCGACATCGACGGCATGGCCCGGATCCGCGGCATGAGCCGCAACATGGCCGAGGGCTGGCAGGGCCAGGGGCTGATCGCGGCGGTCGAGCGCGGCCTGGCGACGCCGCCCGACCAGGCGCCGAAGCTGGCGCAGCGCCCGCCGACCCCGCCCGGCCTCGCGCCGCTGGTCGAGCTGATGCGCGTCCTCCTGAAGATGAAATGCGAGGACGAAGGCGTGGCCCAGAAGCTGGTCGCCGGCAGCGACGACCTGGAGGCCATCGCCATGGACGACAACGCCCAGGTGCCGGCGCTGCACGGCTGGCGCCGCGAGATGTTCGGCGAGGATGCGCTGGCGCTGAAGCGCGGCGGCATCGCGCTGGCCGTGCAGGGACGGCGGATCCGGGTGGTGACACTCTAG
- the pyrC gene encoding dihydroorotase, with product MTDRLIIRRPDDWHLHLRDGAMLRAVLPHTTAHFARAIIMPNLTPPVVTAADARAYRDRILAALPEGARFTPLMTAYLTEGTDPDDLVRGREEGVLTAVKLYPAGATTNSHGGVRDLAKVRPVLERMQAIGLPLLVHGEVVDPDVDIFDREAVFIERHLQPIRADFPELRIVMEHVTTQDGVDFVQAQGDGRVGATITPQHLVLNRNDLLVGGVRPHYYCLPVVKREQHRLALRRAATSGDPRFFLGTDSAPHPVHAKEAACGCAGVFNARVAVACYAQVFEEEGALDRFEAFAALNGPAFYGLPVNEESVTLLRGAEELPERLAVPGGDDVHVFRGKTVPGWRVEA from the coding sequence ATGACCGACCGCTTGATCATCCGCCGCCCCGACGACTGGCATCTGCATCTGCGCGACGGCGCCATGCTGCGCGCGGTCCTGCCGCATACGACGGCGCATTTCGCCCGCGCCATCATCATGCCGAACCTGACGCCGCCGGTGGTGACCGCCGCCGACGCCCGGGCCTATCGCGACCGCATCCTGGCGGCGCTGCCCGAGGGCGCGCGCTTCACTCCGCTCATGACCGCCTACCTGACCGAGGGCACCGACCCCGACGACCTCGTTCGTGGCCGGGAGGAGGGCGTGCTGACCGCCGTGAAGCTGTACCCCGCCGGCGCCACCACCAACTCGCATGGCGGGGTGCGCGATCTCGCCAAGGTCCGCCCGGTGCTGGAACGGATGCAGGCGATCGGACTGCCGCTCCTGGTGCATGGCGAGGTGGTGGATCCCGATGTCGACATCTTCGACCGCGAAGCGGTGTTCATCGAGCGCCACCTGCAGCCGATCCGCGCCGACTTCCCGGAGCTGCGGATCGTCATGGAGCACGTCACCACCCAGGACGGGGTCGACTTCGTGCAGGCCCAGGGCGACGGCCGGGTCGGCGCCACGATCACGCCGCAGCACCTGGTGCTGAACCGCAACGACCTGCTGGTCGGCGGGGTGCGGCCGCACTATTACTGCCTGCCGGTGGTGAAGCGCGAGCAGCACCGCCTAGCGCTGCGCCGCGCGGCAACCTCGGGCGATCCGCGCTTCTTCCTCGGCACCGATTCCGCGCCGCATCCAGTGCATGCGAAGGAGGCGGCCTGCGGCTGCGCCGGCGTGTTCAACGCCCGCGTCGCGGTCGCCTGCTACGCCCAGGTGTTCGAGGAGGAGGGGGCGCTGGACCGGTTCGAGGCCTTCGCCGCGCTGAACGGCCCGGCCTTCTACGGCCTGCCAGTGAACGAGGAGAGCGTCACCCTGCTCCGCGGCGCCGAGGAGCTGCCGGAGCGGCTGGCGGTGCCGGGCGGCGACGACGTCCATGTCTTCCGCGGCAAGACCGTTCCGGGCTGGCGGGTGGAAGCCTGA
- a CDS encoding helix-turn-helix transcriptional regulator encodes MPDEQQFLDLIGQIYDAATGDEDWTRILGGLSQMLGGHAAVLQRPHAPGQAVQTLVSGIDPDYVGLYGAHYHRLLPIRSWLPRMPGGSVFADRMLVADRDYVRTEFYTDFLTPQDQHASLSWLARNRQGAGATPVLISVWRSRRQPEWGPEQLRLLHRLGPHLEQALEIERRLGASAVHRVAAQLVRSAAELTWRERDCLARIARGASSKEIARQLELSLRTVNEYVESAMRKLEATSRTEAVAKALVLDLLDE; translated from the coding sequence ATGCCGGACGAGCAGCAGTTCCTGGACCTGATCGGCCAGATCTACGACGCCGCGACCGGCGACGAGGACTGGACCCGGATCCTGGGCGGCCTGTCGCAGATGCTGGGCGGCCATGCCGCCGTGCTGCAGCGGCCCCATGCCCCCGGCCAGGCGGTGCAGACGCTGGTCAGCGGCATCGATCCCGACTATGTCGGGCTGTACGGTGCCCATTACCACAGGCTGCTGCCGATCCGGTCCTGGCTGCCGCGGATGCCCGGCGGATCCGTCTTCGCCGACCGCATGCTGGTGGCGGACCGGGACTATGTCCGGACCGAGTTCTACACCGACTTCCTGACGCCGCAGGACCAGCATGCCAGCCTGTCCTGGCTGGCCCGCAACCGGCAGGGCGCCGGGGCCACCCCGGTCCTGATCTCGGTCTGGCGCTCGCGGCGGCAGCCGGAGTGGGGGCCGGAGCAGCTCCGCCTGCTCCATCGCCTCGGCCCGCATCTCGAGCAGGCGCTGGAGATCGAGCGCCGTCTCGGCGCCAGCGCGGTCCATCGGGTGGCGGCCCAGCTGGTTCGCAGCGCCGCGGAGCTGACCTGGCGCGAGCGCGACTGCCTGGCCCGGATCGCCCGCGGTGCCTCCAGCAAGGAGATCGCGCGCCAGCTCGAGCTGTCGCTCCGCACGGTCAACGAATATGTCGAATCCGCGATGCGGAAGCTGGAGGCGACCAGCCGCACCGAGGCCGTGGCCAAGGCGCTGGTCCTCGACCTGCTCGACGAATGA
- a CDS encoding calcium-binding protein: MENIPSIAGIIVIGDEYERDVLYGDFDSDDELYGLGGDDWLAGDTGADLLDGGDGIDTAFYLNEEGVEVDLATGINHGAEAEGDVLVGIENLSGSYWGGDILRGDAGANLLDGSGGDDQLFGRDGDDTLEGDRNNDLLQGGAGADRLDGGNGIDTAAYDGEAGVVVDLGAGTGRGGEAEGDTLTGIENLLGTGQEDLLIGSATGNDLSGRAGDDVLLGEGGNDTLAGGGGRDTLLGGDGGDRLLGGSGQDVLSGGAGSDAFVYTDPNDARPAPVPDIITDFSRDEDDHIDLSAIDADIGAAGDQAFAFIGAGAFTGVAGQLRCQAVGPGIQVEGDIDGDGDADVAILCLSPGPAPEAGDFVL, encoded by the coding sequence ATGGAAAATATCCCCAGCATCGCCGGCATCATCGTGATCGGCGACGAGTATGAGCGCGACGTCCTGTATGGCGATTTCGACTCCGATGATGAGCTGTACGGCCTGGGCGGCGACGACTGGCTCGCCGGCGACACCGGCGCGGACCTGCTCGACGGCGGGGACGGGATCGACACGGCCTTCTACCTGAACGAGGAGGGGGTCGAGGTCGACCTCGCCACCGGCATCAACCATGGCGCCGAGGCCGAAGGCGACGTCCTGGTCGGCATCGAGAACCTTTCGGGCTCCTACTGGGGCGGCGACATCCTGCGCGGCGATGCCGGCGCCAACCTGCTGGACGGGTCCGGCGGCGACGACCAGCTGTTCGGCCGGGACGGCGACGACACCCTCGAAGGCGACCGGAACAACGACCTGCTGCAGGGCGGGGCCGGCGCCGACCGGCTCGACGGCGGCAACGGCATCGACACCGCCGCCTATGACGGCGAGGCCGGGGTGGTGGTCGATCTCGGCGCCGGCACCGGCCGCGGCGGCGAGGCCGAGGGCGACACGCTGACCGGGATCGAGAACCTCCTCGGCACCGGCCAGGAGGATCTGCTGATCGGCTCGGCCACGGGCAACGACCTCTCCGGCCGGGCGGGCGACGATGTCCTGCTGGGAGAGGGAGGCAACGACACGCTCGCCGGCGGCGGCGGCCGCGATACGCTTCTGGGCGGCGACGGCGGGGACCGGCTGCTGGGCGGGTCCGGGCAGGATGTGCTGTCGGGCGGCGCCGGGTCGGACGCCTTCGTCTACACCGATCCGAACGACGCCCGGCCCGCGCCGGTTCCGGACATCATCACCGATTTCAGCCGGGACGAGGACGACCACATCGACCTGTCGGCGATCGACGCCGACATCGGTGCGGCCGGCGACCAGGCCTTCGCCTTCATCGGCGCCGGCGCCTTCACCGGCGTCGCCGGCCAGCTGCGCTGCCAGGCCGTCGGGCCGGGCATCCAGGTCGAGGGCGACATCGATGGCGACGGCGATGCCGACGTCGCGATCCTCTGCCTCTCGCCGGGGCCGGCGCCGGAGGCCGGGGACTTCGTGCTCTGA
- a CDS encoding DUF938 domain-containing protein, translating to MTDHRQYAPAAARNRDPILAVLRGVLPRTGTVLEIASGSGEHIVHFAAAIPDLVFQPSDPNPEARRSIAAWTADSGLANLRPPLALDAAAASWPVTTADAVLCINMIHISPWAATEGLMRGAASILPPGAALYLYGPYRRAGVATAPSNEAFDRDLRQRNTDWGLRELEAVAELAAATGFSGPEVAEMPANNLSVVFRRI from the coding sequence ATGACCGATCACCGCCAATATGCGCCCGCCGCGGCGCGCAATCGGGATCCGATCCTCGCCGTGCTGCGCGGCGTGCTGCCCCGGACCGGCACGGTGCTGGAGATCGCCAGCGGATCGGGCGAGCACATCGTGCATTTCGCCGCTGCCATACCCGACCTGGTGTTCCAGCCGTCCGACCCGAATCCGGAGGCGCGTCGCAGCATCGCGGCCTGGACAGCGGACAGCGGCCTGGCCAATCTGCGCCCGCCCCTGGCGCTGGACGCCGCGGCCGCGTCCTGGCCGGTCACCACGGCCGACGCGGTGCTGTGCATCAACATGATCCACATCTCGCCCTGGGCTGCGACCGAAGGGCTGATGCGCGGCGCCGCTTCGATCCTGCCGCCGGGCGCCGCCCTGTACCTCTACGGCCCCTATCGCCGCGCCGGCGTGGCGACCGCACCGAGCAACGAGGCGTTCGACCGCGATCTGCGGCAGCGTAACACGGATTGGGGTTTGCGGGAGTTGGAGGCCGTCGCCGAACTCGCCGCCGCAACCGGCTTCTCAGGCCCGGAGGTCGCCGAGATGCCGGCCAACAATCTGAGCGTCGTGTTCCGCCGGATCTGA
- a CDS encoding MFS transporter, producing MQGWTPQQRSVVVASFLGWTLDAFDFFLLVFILTDIAQEFGTGAETTSWLVTLTLAMRPVGAFLFGRAADRFGRRPTLMVDVLAYSLLEFASGFAPTFTVLLILRMLYGIAMGGEWGVGASLTMETVPVRSRGFVSGLLQAGYPTGYLLASIVYGLLYDSIGWRGMFMIGVVPALLVLYIRRSVPESPAWAETRVERDRISLGDTVRRHWRLGLYAILLMTAFNFFSHGTQDIYPTFLKVQHGMGPHEVSLIAIVYNIGAILGGLACGMLSERFGRRRVIVIAALLALPALPLWAFSSGPVLLAAGAFVMQVAVQGAWGVVPAHLNELSPEEARGTFPGFVYQTGNLLAAINLTLQTHIAVTNGNDYALAMALVTGVVAVVIALLIALGPEKRGVAFGAARLRSELASTPAAGE from the coding sequence ATGCAGGGATGGACTCCCCAGCAGCGGAGCGTCGTTGTCGCCAGCTTCCTCGGCTGGACCCTCGACGCCTTCGACTTCTTCCTTCTCGTCTTCATCCTCACCGACATCGCCCAGGAGTTCGGCACCGGGGCCGAGACCACCTCCTGGCTGGTGACGCTGACCCTGGCGATGCGGCCGGTCGGCGCCTTCCTGTTCGGCCGCGCCGCCGACCGCTTCGGCCGCCGGCCGACGCTGATGGTCGACGTGCTGGCCTATTCGCTGCTGGAATTCGCCTCGGGCTTCGCCCCGACCTTCACCGTGCTGCTGATCCTGCGCATGCTGTACGGCATCGCCATGGGCGGTGAATGGGGCGTCGGCGCGTCGCTGACCATGGAGACCGTGCCGGTCCGCTCGCGCGGCTTCGTCTCCGGCCTGCTGCAGGCGGGCTATCCGACCGGCTACCTGCTGGCCTCGATCGTCTACGGGCTGCTCTACGATTCGATCGGCTGGCGCGGCATGTTCATGATCGGCGTCGTGCCCGCCCTGCTGGTGCTGTACATCCGCCGCAGCGTGCCGGAATCGCCGGCCTGGGCGGAAACGCGGGTCGAGCGCGACCGGATCTCGCTCGGCGACACGGTGCGGCGGCACTGGCGGCTCGGCCTCTATGCCATCCTCCTGATGACCGCGTTCAACTTCTTCAGCCACGGCACCCAGGACATCTATCCGACCTTCCTCAAGGTCCAGCACGGCATGGGCCCGCACGAGGTCAGCCTGATCGCAATCGTCTACAACATCGGCGCCATCCTCGGCGGCCTCGCCTGCGGCATGCTGTCGGAACGCTTCGGCCGGCGCCGGGTGATCGTGATCGCGGCGCTGCTGGCCCTGCCGGCGCTGCCGCTCTGGGCCTTCTCCTCCGGCCCGGTGCTGCTCGCCGCCGGCGCCTTCGTCATGCAGGTCGCGGTGCAGGGCGCCTGGGGCGTGGTCCCGGCGCATCTGAACGAGCTGTCGCCGGAGGAGGCGCGCGGCACCTTCCCCGGTTTCGTCTACCAGACCGGCAACCTGCTGGCCGCGATCAACCTGACTTTGCAGACCCATATCGCCGTCACCAACGGCAACGACTACGCCCTGGCCATGGCGCTGGTGACGGGCGTGGTGGCGGTGGTAATCGCGCTGCTGATCGCCCTCGGGCCGGAGAAGCGGGGCGTCGCCTTCGGCGCGGCGCGGCTGCGGTCCGAGCTCGCCTCCACCCCCGCCGCCGGGGAATAG
- a CDS encoding glutathione S-transferase family protein, with translation MTAILYGARYSVYVRAALMALQEKGVPFDLVEVDIFAAEGPPPGYLGRHPFGRIPAFEHDGFALYETAAITRYVDEAFPGPALQPADARGRARMTQIIGVLDSYAYRPLVWDVYVERVSKPHAGRPGDEARIAAALPRAGLCLDVLEGFLGDGPWLLGDALSLADLHAAPILGYFRMAPEGRDLLARHERLAAWWDRIAARPSAEVLGRS, from the coding sequence GTGACCGCGATCCTCTACGGCGCCCGTTACAGCGTCTATGTCCGCGCCGCGCTGATGGCGCTGCAGGAGAAGGGCGTACCGTTCGACCTGGTCGAGGTCGACATCTTCGCCGCCGAAGGGCCGCCGCCGGGCTATCTCGGCCGGCACCCCTTCGGCCGCATCCCCGCCTTCGAGCATGACGGCTTCGCCCTTTACGAGACCGCCGCGATCACCCGCTATGTCGACGAGGCCTTTCCCGGCCCGGCGCTGCAGCCCGCCGATGCCCGCGGCCGCGCCCGGATGACCCAGATCATCGGCGTGCTGGACAGCTATGCCTACCGCCCGCTGGTCTGGGACGTCTATGTCGAGCGGGTGTCGAAGCCGCACGCCGGCCGGCCGGGCGACGAGGCCCGGATCGCCGCCGCCCTGCCGCGGGCCGGCCTCTGCCTTGACGTGCTCGAAGGCTTCCTCGGCGACGGCCCCTGGCTGCTGGGCGACGCGCTCAGCCTCGCCGACCTGCACGCGGCGCCGATCCTCGGTTATTTCCGGATGGCGCCGGAGGGGCGCGACCTGCTGGCGCGGCACGAAAGGCTGGCCGCCTGGTGGGACCGCATCGCCGCCCGGCCGAGCGCCGAGGTGCTCGGCCGGAGCTAG